In Lotus japonicus ecotype B-129 chromosome 5, LjGifu_v1.2, one genomic interval encodes:
- the LOC130720963 gene encoding uncharacterized protein LOC130720963 isoform X2, which produces MCTLSRPDSFFRQPITRLVQSPLSPIQNQTSHPFLVKVVVSKWCSIPMMSLPNSRVSVAIFLSFIFFTSFPGLMLCAVVSLNSIEVFRTHEWLKATSTVYFLCTEENKTVLPDVKRPHVFYSFNGNESWQPLSSFSSKKCKRCGLYEEDSITSDDVFEEWEFCPSDFTGPDGEYNRFKEKEFNATFLCQECLSLAGVSSSSDGKGMHIAVAVLLSVLASIIVILGVMGAYKFWLKKIREQDQTRLLKLFEDGDYMEDELGLGGFISGLRNIYALTPLDVSSLEVRLSLTFITGQDLLKQLIDHFAFVKQDLL; this is translated from the exons ATGTGCACGTTGAGTAGACCAGACTCTTTCTTCCGCCAACCAATCACGCGACTCGTCCAGTCTCCGCTCTCCCCTATTCAAAACCAAACTTCTCATCCTTTTCTCGTCAAAGTCGTCGTTTCGAAGTGGTGCTCCATTCCCATGATGTCGCTTCCCAATTCCAGAGTTTCCGTCGCCATTTTCCTCTCTTTCATATTCTTCACCTCCTTCCCAG GGTTGATGTTATGTGCAGTTGTGTCGCTAAATTCAATTGAGGTCTTCAGAACACACGAATGGTTGAAAGCTACTTCAACTGTGTATTTCCTCTGCACAGAGGAGAACAAGACGGTGCTTCCAGATGTCAAAAGACCCCATGTCTTTTACTCTTTCAATGGGAATGAATCTTGGCAG CCTCTAAGCAGCTTTTCCAGTAAAAAGTGCAAGCGGTGTGGACTCTATGAGGAAGACAGCATTACTTCAGATGATGTATTTGAAGAATGGGAGTTTTGTCCTTCTGATTTTACTGGACCTGATGGTGAATATAACAGGTTCAAGGAAAAGGAATTCAATGCCACTTTTCTGTGCCAAGAGTGCTTATCGCTTGCTGGTG TTTCTAGCTCTTCTGATGGAAAAGGAATGCATATAGCAGTTGCGGTTTTGCTTAGTGTTTTGGCCTCAATTATAGTGATTCTTGGAGTGATGGGTGCATATAAATTCTGGCTAAAGAAGATAAGGGAACAAGACCAGACTCGGCTTTTGAAGTTATTTGAAGATGGAGATTACATGGAAGATGAGCTGGGCCTTG GTGGCTTTATCTCTGGTCTCAGGAATATTTATGCTTTAACACCCTTAGATGTGTCTTCACTAGAAGTTAGACTAAGCTTAACTTTTATCACTGGGCAAGACCTATTAAAGCAGTTGATTGACCACTTTGCTTTCGTAAAACAAGACCTATTATAG
- the LOC130720963 gene encoding uncharacterized protein LOC130720963 isoform X1: MCTLSRPDSFFRQPITRLVQSPLSPIQNQTSHPFLVKVVVSKWCSIPMMSLPNSRVSVAIFLSFIFFTSFPGLMLCAVVSLNSIEVFRTHEWLKATSTVYFLCTEENKTVLPDVKRPHVFYSFNGNESWQPLSSFSSKKCKRCGLYEEDSITSDDVFEEWEFCPSDFTGPDGEYNRFKEKEFNATFLCQECLSLAGVSSSSDGKGMHIAVAVLLSVLASIIVILGVMGAYKFWLKKIREQDQTRLLKLFEDGDYMEDELGLGKQKSSCCCSSSVFSIRGGFISGLRNIYALTPLDVSSLEVRLSLTFITGQDLLKQLIDHFAFVKQDLL, translated from the exons ATGTGCACGTTGAGTAGACCAGACTCTTTCTTCCGCCAACCAATCACGCGACTCGTCCAGTCTCCGCTCTCCCCTATTCAAAACCAAACTTCTCATCCTTTTCTCGTCAAAGTCGTCGTTTCGAAGTGGTGCTCCATTCCCATGATGTCGCTTCCCAATTCCAGAGTTTCCGTCGCCATTTTCCTCTCTTTCATATTCTTCACCTCCTTCCCAG GGTTGATGTTATGTGCAGTTGTGTCGCTAAATTCAATTGAGGTCTTCAGAACACACGAATGGTTGAAAGCTACTTCAACTGTGTATTTCCTCTGCACAGAGGAGAACAAGACGGTGCTTCCAGATGTCAAAAGACCCCATGTCTTTTACTCTTTCAATGGGAATGAATCTTGGCAG CCTCTAAGCAGCTTTTCCAGTAAAAAGTGCAAGCGGTGTGGACTCTATGAGGAAGACAGCATTACTTCAGATGATGTATTTGAAGAATGGGAGTTTTGTCCTTCTGATTTTACTGGACCTGATGGTGAATATAACAGGTTCAAGGAAAAGGAATTCAATGCCACTTTTCTGTGCCAAGAGTGCTTATCGCTTGCTGGTG TTTCTAGCTCTTCTGATGGAAAAGGAATGCATATAGCAGTTGCGGTTTTGCTTAGTGTTTTGGCCTCAATTATAGTGATTCTTGGAGTGATGGGTGCATATAAATTCTGGCTAAAGAAGATAAGGGAACAAGACCAGACTCGGCTTTTGAAGTTATTTGAAGATGGAGATTACATGGAAGATGAGCTGGGCCTTG GAAAACAAAAATCAAGCtgttgttgttcttcctctgtCTTCTCCATAAGAG GTGGCTTTATCTCTGGTCTCAGGAATATTTATGCTTTAACACCCTTAGATGTGTCTTCACTAGAAGTTAGACTAAGCTTAACTTTTATCACTGGGCAAGACCTATTAAAGCAGTTGATTGACCACTTTGCTTTCGTAAAACAAGACCTATTATAG
- the LOC130720963 gene encoding uncharacterized protein LOC130720963 isoform X4: MCTLSRPDSFFRQPITRLVQSPLSPIQNQTSHPFLVKVVVSKWCSIPMMSLPNSRVSVAIFLSFIFFTSFPGLMLCAVVSLNSIEVFRTHEWLKATSTVYFLCTEENKTVLPDVKRPHVFYSFNGNESWQPLSSFSSKKCKRCGLYEEDSITSDDVFEEWEFCPSDFTGPDGEYNRFKEKEFNATFLCQECLSLAGVSSSSDGKGMHIAVAVLLSVLASIIVILGVMGAYKFWLKKIREQDQTRLLKLFEDGDYMEDELGLGSAIML, encoded by the exons ATGTGCACGTTGAGTAGACCAGACTCTTTCTTCCGCCAACCAATCACGCGACTCGTCCAGTCTCCGCTCTCCCCTATTCAAAACCAAACTTCTCATCCTTTTCTCGTCAAAGTCGTCGTTTCGAAGTGGTGCTCCATTCCCATGATGTCGCTTCCCAATTCCAGAGTTTCCGTCGCCATTTTCCTCTCTTTCATATTCTTCACCTCCTTCCCAG GGTTGATGTTATGTGCAGTTGTGTCGCTAAATTCAATTGAGGTCTTCAGAACACACGAATGGTTGAAAGCTACTTCAACTGTGTATTTCCTCTGCACAGAGGAGAACAAGACGGTGCTTCCAGATGTCAAAAGACCCCATGTCTTTTACTCTTTCAATGGGAATGAATCTTGGCAG CCTCTAAGCAGCTTTTCCAGTAAAAAGTGCAAGCGGTGTGGACTCTATGAGGAAGACAGCATTACTTCAGATGATGTATTTGAAGAATGGGAGTTTTGTCCTTCTGATTTTACTGGACCTGATGGTGAATATAACAGGTTCAAGGAAAAGGAATTCAATGCCACTTTTCTGTGCCAAGAGTGCTTATCGCTTGCTGGTG TTTCTAGCTCTTCTGATGGAAAAGGAATGCATATAGCAGTTGCGGTTTTGCTTAGTGTTTTGGCCTCAATTATAGTGATTCTTGGAGTGATGGGTGCATATAAATTCTGGCTAAAGAAGATAAGGGAACAAGACCAGACTCGGCTTTTGAAGTTATTTGAAGATGGAGATTACATGGAAGATGAGCTGGGCCTTGGTAGTGCCATAATGCTATAA
- the LOC130720963 gene encoding uncharacterized protein LOC130720963 isoform X3, translated as MCTLSRPDSFFRQPITRLVQSPLSPIQNQTSHPFLVKVVVSKWCSIPMMSLPNSRVSVAIFLSFIFFTSFPGLMLCAVVSLNSIEVFRTHEWLKATSTVYFLCTEENKTVLPDVKRPHVFYSFNGNESWQPLSSFSSKKCKRCGLYEEDSITSDDVFEEWEFCPSDFTGPDGEYNRFKEKEFNATFLCQECLSLAGVSSSSDGKGMHIAVAVLLSVLASIIVILGVMGAYKFWLKKIREQDQTRLLKLFEDGDYMEDELGLGKQKSSCCCSSSVFSIRGNTSRWLYLWSQEYLCFNTLRCVFTRS; from the exons ATGTGCACGTTGAGTAGACCAGACTCTTTCTTCCGCCAACCAATCACGCGACTCGTCCAGTCTCCGCTCTCCCCTATTCAAAACCAAACTTCTCATCCTTTTCTCGTCAAAGTCGTCGTTTCGAAGTGGTGCTCCATTCCCATGATGTCGCTTCCCAATTCCAGAGTTTCCGTCGCCATTTTCCTCTCTTTCATATTCTTCACCTCCTTCCCAG GGTTGATGTTATGTGCAGTTGTGTCGCTAAATTCAATTGAGGTCTTCAGAACACACGAATGGTTGAAAGCTACTTCAACTGTGTATTTCCTCTGCACAGAGGAGAACAAGACGGTGCTTCCAGATGTCAAAAGACCCCATGTCTTTTACTCTTTCAATGGGAATGAATCTTGGCAG CCTCTAAGCAGCTTTTCCAGTAAAAAGTGCAAGCGGTGTGGACTCTATGAGGAAGACAGCATTACTTCAGATGATGTATTTGAAGAATGGGAGTTTTGTCCTTCTGATTTTACTGGACCTGATGGTGAATATAACAGGTTCAAGGAAAAGGAATTCAATGCCACTTTTCTGTGCCAAGAGTGCTTATCGCTTGCTGGTG TTTCTAGCTCTTCTGATGGAAAAGGAATGCATATAGCAGTTGCGGTTTTGCTTAGTGTTTTGGCCTCAATTATAGTGATTCTTGGAGTGATGGGTGCATATAAATTCTGGCTAAAGAAGATAAGGGAACAAGACCAGACTCGGCTTTTGAAGTTATTTGAAGATGGAGATTACATGGAAGATGAGCTGGGCCTTG GAAAACAAAAATCAAGCtgttgttgttcttcctctgtCTTCTCCATAAGAGGTAACACATCaag GTGGCTTTATCTCTGGTCTCAGGAATATTTATGCTTTAACACCCTTAGATGTGTCTTCACTAGAAGTTAG